In Mesorhizobium sp. J428, the genomic window GGGCCGCATCGAGCTCGGTGCGATGCTTGACCTGCTTGTCGAGGCCGGGGCTGGCGGCGAAGATCATGTCGGCGAAGCTGGCCGAAGCCTGGATGCCGCGCGGCGAGGCGCCCGCCTGCACGATCACCGGCCGGCCCTGCGGCGACGGCACGCAGGCGAGCGGCCCGGCGACGTTGAAGAACTTGCCACGATGGTTGATCGCCTTGACCTTGGCGGGATCCGCCATCTGGCCGCTCTCGCGATCCCACAGGAACGCGTCCGGCTCGACGCTCGCCCAGAGCGCCTTGCAGATGTCGATGAACTCCTCCATCCGCTCGTAGCGCTGGCTGTGCTCCATCAGCTCGTCGAAGCCGTAGTTGGCGGCATCCGCCCGCCGCGAAGAAGCGACGACGTTGAAGGCCATCCGCCCGTTCGTGACATGGTCGAGCGAGTTGAGCAGCCGCGCCGTGTAGAACGGATGCATGTAGGTCGACGAATAGGTCAGGCCGAAGCCAATATGCTTGGTGATCTGCGACAGCGCCGCGATGTAGGGGCTCATGTCCTGGCGCGGCCAGCCGACGCCCCATTTCACCGCGTCGTGGCGGTTCGCCTTCCACGTGCTCGGAATGCCGGTGCCGTCGCCCCAGAACATGAAATCGAGCAGGCCGCGCTCGGCAATCAGCGCCAGTTCCTTGAAGATGCGTATGTCGGGATAGACCGCATTGGTCCATGAGCCCGGCAGGCGCCAGCGTCCTTCGAGCTGCATCCAGGAGAGATCGTAGCCGATGTGCATTTTCGTAGGCATGTGGCAGTCCGTTCAGGCAAGGAGGCGTCGTTCCGGCGCTGCGCGGCGCACGGCGGTTCAATTCGGTCTGCTGCGGCGGGAAACCGCCGTGGCTGGGGGTCAGGTCATGCGGCCGCCCTCGCGGCCGGCGCGTCGGCCACCACGATGTCGTGGCGTGCAAGCAGCGCCTTCAGCTTCGGCAGCACCACGGTGCCGAAGAATTTCAGGTCCTTCACGAAATCGACGAAGGTGAACTGGATGCCGTCAATCCCGCTTTCCACGATCAGCTCCGCGAGCTTCTGCGCCATCGTGTCGGGTGCGCCGATCACCGGCATGCCGGAGCCGAAGCCCACCGTGTTGGGCTGGCGCAGATAGGACGTGCGGTCCTTGTAGGAGTCGCGGTTGTCGCGCTCGAAGGAGTGGATGAGGTTCTCCAGCGCCTCGGTGTCGAGGTCGTCGCGGATAGCCGCGAACTCCTGCTCGGCCGCCGCGTCGCTCTCGCCGTGCAGCAGCATCATCGAGGTGACGACCTTGACGGTGCGCCCCTCCTCGGCCGCGAACTCGCGCACCCGCGCCACTTCGGCCGGGCGCAGGCCGACGAACTGATAGTCGGAGTGCTTCGCCGCGAAGCGCAGCCCTTCCGACGACAAGCCGGCGCTGACGATCCCGGGATAGGGCTTGCTCAACGGCTTGGGGTCCGACACGCAGTTGTCGAGCTTGAAGAAGCGGCCTTCGAACGTGCTACGCCCCTGCGTCCACAGCATCTTCATCACGCGGATCCATTCGTCGGCATATTCGTAGCGATAGTCGCCGTAGCCCTCAGGCACGACGCCCATCTGCTCCAACTCCTCCAGCGTGTTGCCGGTGACGATATTGATGCCGAACCGCCCGCCGCTGATGTTGTCGATGGTGGAGATGATCTTGGCCGCGACCGCGGGATGGAAGAGCAGCGGGTTGATCGTGGTGAAGAGCTTGAGGCGGCTGGTCAGCGGCGCGATGGCGCTCGCCATGCTCATCGGCTCGATCGTGTTCTGCCAGAAGCCGGTCGCGCCGCCGAAGCCCATCCACTTGCCCATCCAGAACAGGTAGTCGAGGCCGACGTCCTCCGCGATCATCGCGATGTCGCGATGCAGCTCGAAGGTCGGATGGTCACCGCGGCGTGCGCTTCGACATCAGGAAGCCATTGCTGCCCACGGGCATGAACACACCCAGTTCGACCTTGCGCATGCTGTCGGATCCCCTTGCTCGGGAAATGAAATGTCACGGCTGGAAGCCGCCGCCACTCCAGGCGGACTGTGTCCGGTCAGGTCTCCAACCGTTCGAAGCGACACATCAACATTTCAGTTCCCCATTTTTTGACCTGTTTGTTAGGAAAAATATGAGGACCTTTTGATAGCCGTGTCAATGCTTTCTACCGCAGCGCAGTATGCCTATTTTTTAGTATATCTCTGCCGTATTTTTTGTCATTTCAAATATATATCCTTATTAGATGCACAAAGTATGCGCAGGCTATATCCGGCATCTGTAGATGCGATGTTGCGCTGCAATAGGGGTTGAGGGAAAAAAGTTTTCCATTGGCGGGTCACGGCCGCGTGCAGCGGATCAACGGCCGTCTACTCGAACGGTTCGGCGGCGGCCGCACCCCTCACCGCCACAAATCGAGGCTTGCGTTCGAGGCCGCTCACCCGCTCCGCGGCGTGCCGCGGGAAAAAATTCAGAGAACTGACATATCAGATTGTGAAAACGTGCCGGATATGCGGCCGCGCAAGCCGGCCGGCAACAGGGCGACCGGCCGAGGCTATCGCCGCGCCGGTCACGCTTGCGTGGTCAGGCCGCCGCCTGGGACATGGCCGCCGCGGCCGGGTCCGCCAGCACGAAACGGCTGTCGGGATAGTAGCCCATGGCCTCGCGAAGAACGCGATCGATCTCGGCCATATCCCGGCTCTCGATCGCGTCAACCACCTTCAGATGCAGCTGGATATTGGCCTTGTGGCGCTCCGCGGAGGTGCGCTGGATGCCAAAGCACCAGAAGCGCGAGGCATTGTTGTGCAGCCGCGTGGCGGCCTGTTCGATCTGGCTGTTCTTGCACGCGGCGGCCAGCGAACGGTGAAACGCCCGATCCATCAGCACCAGCGCCCGTATGTCGCGCGCCGCTATCGCCGCTTCATGCCCGTTATAGGACGCGCGAATGGTCGCTAGGTCCTCCGGCGTGGCGCGTTCCGCCGCGAGCTTTGCCGCATAGGTTTCGATGAGCACGCGCGCCTCGAAGACGTCCTGCAGTTCGCGCAGGCCGAGATCCCCGATACGCGTGCCGATGCGCGCCTGCCGCTCCACTAGACCCTCGAGCGAGAGGCGGAACAGCGCGTCGCGGACAGCCGCCTGACCGAGCTTGAAATCGCGCATCAGCTGCTTCTCGTCGACACGACCGCCCGGAGGGAGCTGGCCAAGGATGATGGCCATCAGTATCTGCTCGTAGGCGTCGTTACGCAGCAGGCCTTTAGTCTTCGTCGCCGTAGCCCTCTTTGCCATTTATACTTTTCCTCCCTGAAGACATATTTTCAGCCGCCAGCGCGAAAAAAGCAATTCCGGCACGACCGATGCCCCTTATGAATGACATACGATCATGCTCTTAACATTTCAGATTTGGAAGTAAAAGCCCCGCCCGGGCGTGATCGCGCCCAAACGAATTGCCGCCTCGTCACGCCGGCAAGGCGCAGCGTGCAAAGGCCCCGTCGATGTAGAGCAGTGGCGCGACCCGCTGGTCCGGCAGTTTCACGCCCACCACCTCTCCGATGAAAATCGTGTGCGTGGAAGCCTCGATCATGCTGGTGACGCGGCAGTCGAAACTCGCGATGGCGTCGTCCAGCACCGGAGCCCCCGTCTCAAGCTCGCCCCATGAGCCTTCGGCGAACCGCACGTCCCGATATTTGGAAGAGCTGAAACGCGTTGCCACCTCATCGGCGCCCTCGGCCAGGAGATTGACGCAGAAGATGCCTGCCTCGGCGAGCGCATCATGGCTCGAGGCCGACTTGTTTATGCAGGTCAGCAGCGAGGGCGGCGTCAGGCAGACCGAGGTGACGGACGTGGCGATCATTCCGTGTGCCGCGCCCGCGAGATCGCGCGTGGTGATCAGCGACACGCCGGCCGCGAGGCGACGCATTCCCAATTTGAAGAGGTCGACGCGGTCGTTCATGTGAGCACCTGTCCCTGATAGTGAACCAACGGACGCTGGTCCTTGAAGTTCTCAAAGGCGACGATCCGACCGACGACGAGGTAGACGCCGTAACGCTCGATCACCTCGTCCACCCGGCAGTCGAGCACGCCGGTGATGTCCGGCAGAACCGGTGCGCCCGTCGCAAGCGTCCGCATGTCGAGCCCCTCGAAACGGGCGGCCCCCTTGGGCCCGTCCCGCATCATGAACACATCGAGGACCGCGCGTCCCTCGACGGACAGGTAGTTGATCGCGAAGGCTTGCCGGGCGAGCAGATCGGCGGCAGCCGACGTCTTCTTGTCCAGCGAAACCGTCACCGTTGGCGGACTGGCCGTCAGGTGGGTCGCGGACAGGGCGAGGAATCCGGAAGGGCCGTTCTCGCCCGCGACGGTGACGATCGCGGCGCCGACCGCGCGGCATCCGATCGCACCCCAGAACGCGCGTGGATCTATCTCCGGGCCATCGCTTTCCGCAGTAGGCTGCATCGATATTCCCATATCTGAAATTTCTGTCTCAACGCTAACAGAGAGGCGATGAACTGCAAGCCTGAATAATCGGCATATCGAATTAACCAGCTATATTTACTGACTATTTTTTGATCATCATGCCGGAAAACACGCCACAGCAACGTCTCCAAGCCGAATTTGAAGCCGATGGCACACAAAGGGACAGAGAGAATTTCGTGTCCATCTTCTATTCAAATTGACGATATCTGAAATTTCAGTGTAGTCCCTTTTATCGAATGCTGGAGCGGGATTGATGAAGCAGGAACTGGTGCAGAGCGCGCGCGACCGGACCATCGGCCTGCTGATGGTCGGAAGCTTCGCCACGGGGGCGAACATCCGGCTGATGGACACGGTACTTCCCCAGGTCGCGCTGGGGTTCGACGTGTCCATCGGTCTCGCTGCCCAGATCGTCACGGCCTATGCGCTCGGTTATGGCCTGATGCAGATCGGCCTGGGCATCGCGGGCGATCGTTTCGGCAAGATCAGGCTGGTGACGGTCCTCTGCTTCGCCAGCGTGATTGCGTGCCTGATGGCGGCCGCCGCGCAGACCCTGGGCCAGCTGACCTTGGCGCGTTTTCTCTGCGGCGCGGCGACATCGGCCATGATCCCCGTATCGCTTGCCTGGGTCGGCGACATGGTCCCATACGAGGATCGCGCCGTCGTCCTGGCACGATACGCGAGCGGCGGCATCTTCGGCATGATCGCGGGACAGATCGCCGGCGGACTGCTGACCGAATACTGGGATTGGCGGGCCGGCCTGGTCTTGGTGGCTCTGGCCTATCTCGTGGCCGGAAGCGGACTTCTTGCCAGCCTCAGGCGCGATCCGATGATGGCCGCCAGGCCCGTGCAGGCGGGTCAGCGCCTTCCGGCTGTCTCTGCGATCGCCGCCATGCTCCGGCGGCCATGGTCGCGCGTGGTCCTCGCCTCGGTGTTCCTCGAAGGCGTCACCATCTTCGCATCGATCACCTTCGTCGGCGTCGAGATGCGTGCGCGTTTCGGGTCGGGTTACGCCACCATCGGCGCCATGCTCGCCTTTTTCGCCGTCGGCGGCATGGTCTACACGACGAATGTCCGGCGCATCGTGCCCCGCATCTCGCAGCCATTGCTGGTGCTGACGGGTGCGACGATTGCGGCGGCGGGAATGCTTGCCTTCGCCTTCACGCCGACGCTCTTGCTCGTGCCGGCCGCGATCGCTCTTGTCGGCTTCGGCGCCTACATGCTCCACAACACGCTGCAGACGTTCGCCACGCAACTCCTGCCGGAGGCGCGCGCCACCGGCTTCTCCATGTTCGCGACACTCTACTTCCTGTCCCAGTCGCTCGGAGTGGCCGTCGCCGCCCTCTTCGTCGACAGTTCAGGGGCAGCGCCGATATTCATCGTCTCGGCCTTGCTGGCGCTCGCATTCGGCATCTGGTTCCGCTTCGTCGGAGCACAGTCGATGCCGACAACGGCGCAGTGATGCGTTGCGGCGTGCGGAGCCCACGCAATCTTGCACGGTTCTGCTTGCTACCACGTCCGACCCCGATACGAACCATCTTGGAAGGCATGATAAGTACGCAGTAGCTGAGACTCAGCCAGTTCGGCTTTCACGGACGAGAAGTGAACAGCCTCGCTTCGTTTCAGAACGACCGAGCACAGGATGTCGAATCGACGGTCGCATGCGCGCGACCGATCAGACTCGGAGCACGACGTTCCCTATCGTCTTTCCGCTCTCCACCATTTCGTGCGCCTGCGCGATGTCTTCGAAATCCAATGTTGCGGCGATGGTCGGCCGCAATGTTTCTCGCGAAAGCGCGTAGTTGATGTCGGCGAGGCCGCGCTTTCGGTGGCTTTCGTCTATCAGGAAGATCGGCACGAAGCGCAGCGTGCCGGCGGTGAACTGGAGCGGATAGTAGGGGATGGCCGGCGTCGGGGCCGTGGGGGACGAGTAGCTGGCGATGGTGCCGCCGCGGCGCAGGACTGCCGCGTCAATGGCGGCGTTGGCACCAAAATCCACCTCGATGACTCGG contains:
- a CDS encoding NtaA/DmoA family FMN-dependent monooxygenase (This protein belongs to a clade of FMN-dependent monooxygenases, within a broader family of flavin-dependent oxidoreductases, the luciferase-like monooxygenase (LMM) family, some of whose members use coenzyme F420 rather than FMN.) yields the protein MPTKMHIGYDLSWMQLEGRWRLPGSWTNAVYPDIRIFKELALIAERGLLDFMFWGDGTGIPSTWKANRHDAVKWGVGWPRQDMSPYIAALSQITKHIGFGLTYSSTYMHPFYTARLLNSLDHVTNGRMAFNVVASSRRADAANYGFDELMEHSQRYERMEEFIDICKALWASVEPDAFLWDRESGQMADPAKVKAINHRGKFFNVAGPLACVPSPQGRPVIVQAGASPRGIQASASFADMIFAASPGLDKQVKHRTELDAALVAQGRDPSGVGIVWDIVLIVGETDEDAKRRHEQLLTAVPVEAVGAFMSHQCGYDLSKLPDSFTIEEINEQIVRANASPVGFLNMTNHFDPKEKVTRKDFYELIRHHTAGYDHAVVGSAARIADYLEETFIATGERGGFMIAHPPAVPRDLLNVIDFLIPELQRRGRFRTEYRGGTLRENLLDS
- a CDS encoding LLM class flavin-dependent oxidoreductase — its product is MHRDIAMIAEDVGLDYLFWMGKWMGFGGATGFWQNTIEPMSMASAIAPLTSRLKLFTTINPLLFHPAVAAKIISTIDNISGGRFGINIVTGNTLEELEQMGVVPEGYGDYRYEYADEWIRVMKMLWTQGRSTFEGRFFKLDNCVSDPKPLSKPYPGIVSAGLSSEGLRFAAKHSDYQFVGLRPAEVARVREFAAEEGRTVKVVTSMMLLHGESDAAAEQEFAAIRDDLDTEALENLIHSFERDNRDSYKDRTSYLRQPNTVGFGSGMPVIGAPDTMAQKLAELIVESGIDGIQFTFVDFVKDLKFFGTVVLPKLKALLARHDIVVADAPAARAAA
- a CDS encoding GntR family transcriptional regulator — translated: MAKRATATKTKGLLRNDAYEQILMAIILGQLPPGGRVDEKQLMRDFKLGQAAVRDALFRLSLEGLVERQARIGTRIGDLGLRELQDVFEARVLIETYAAKLAAERATPEDLATIRASYNGHEAAIAARDIRALVLMDRAFHRSLAAACKNSQIEQAATRLHNNASRFWCFGIQRTSAERHKANIQLHLKVVDAIESRDMAEIDRVLREAMGYYPDSRFVLADPAAAAMSQAAA
- a CDS encoding flavin reductase family protein, whose protein sequence is MNDRVDLFKLGMRRLAAGVSLITTRDLAGAAHGMIATSVTSVCLTPPSLLTCINKSASSHDALAEAGIFCVNLLAEGADEVATRFSSSKYRDVRFAEGSWGELETGAPVLDDAIASFDCRVTSMIEASTHTIFIGEVVGVKLPDQRVAPLLYIDGAFARCALPA
- a CDS encoding flavin reductase family protein, which codes for MQPTAESDGPEIDPRAFWGAIGCRAVGAAIVTVAGENGPSGFLALSATHLTASPPTVTVSLDKKTSAAADLLARQAFAINYLSVEGRAVLDVFMMRDGPKGAARFEGLDMRTLATGAPVLPDITGVLDCRVDEVIERYGVYLVVGRIVAFENFKDQRPLVHYQGQVLT
- a CDS encoding MFS transporter, with translation MKQELVQSARDRTIGLLMVGSFATGANIRLMDTVLPQVALGFDVSIGLAAQIVTAYALGYGLMQIGLGIAGDRFGKIRLVTVLCFASVIACLMAAAAQTLGQLTLARFLCGAATSAMIPVSLAWVGDMVPYEDRAVVLARYASGGIFGMIAGQIAGGLLTEYWDWRAGLVLVALAYLVAGSGLLASLRRDPMMAARPVQAGQRLPAVSAIAAMLRRPWSRVVLASVFLEGVTIFASITFVGVEMRARFGSGYATIGAMLAFFAVGGMVYTTNVRRIVPRISQPLLVLTGATIAAAGMLAFAFTPTLLLVPAAIALVGFGAYMLHNTLQTFATQLLPEARATGFSMFATLYFLSQSLGVAVAALFVDSSGAAPIFIVSALLALAFGIWFRFVGAQSMPTTAQ